The nucleotide window TGGTCGCCCCCAAAAGTACTGCTGGCAATTTCCCCTTCTTGAATTGGCAATCCATCTAAGGTAATCACAATTCCCACTTGATTTGGTTTAACCGCATATAATTTGAGTTCCTGCGGTTGCATCCCAAGTTGAGGCGCGTTGTCTGATGTGATGACTGTAAATACTCCTGTGTTGATGCGATAAGTTCCAGCAGTCAGGATACCGAGTTGTCGTCCTTTTTCACCGCCTTTGGTGAAAAATTTTCGTGCATCTTGAAAGTTATCACAGGCAACTACTTTACCCAAAATTCTTTCTGGTGGAAGTGATGCGCCATCTCTAGCAACTACTAAGCCAATTTCTCCTTGGGGAATAATCACAACTGGTTCTCGACGTACATTATATTGCCAGGGCCAATAACCCCAATGCCAACCTGGTGCTAAGGTATCTGCTTGTAAACCTGCTTCATTGTTGAGAGCGATTAATCGTCCAGCACTTAAGCTACGTCGGGCAAATTTTTTGATTACAATGCCGACTTCTTCAGAGCTAATTACTACTAATCCAAATATAAAACCCATTTGGTGGGCAAAAACAAATCCTCCAATAACTATGAATGGAATCGCTATAAGTATTGGCGACCAGTTATCTGATTCTGTTGGCTCTTGAGAATTATCTGGTTGAGGTATTTGTGCAATTAAGTTTGGCGATTGAGTCAGAGAAATTGGGGTGAGGTTAGTGGAGGGCAGGTTGATATAGTTAGCTGATGCGGGAGTGATTTCTAAAGCGGTTAGTAGGGATATTGCTAGGGGTAAGGTTTTCTTTAAGAGTGGTAAGCAAGCTAGGGGTAATTTTTTCATATTATCAAAAAAAATTGATGTGTGATGGGGTGGCTTAAGTGCGAAAGCGTTGCAAACCCGTAGGTATCGCTCTCATTGATTCAAGGTGCTATCTGCTTATCTATACGCTGTGAATAATTTTTCTAAATATTTACAAAACTTCATCATCCACTCAATAATTTGGACGGCGAGCGATTTACTAGCTTAATATATAAAGTTTTGTAAAGTTTTCGAGAAATAGTTTCTTCAGATAACGAAAGGCTATTGTTACCCAAGGAACGAATGGAACAATGGCGAAAATTGCCTTGAAAAAAATATTTTATTGGTTCACTGGCGAAACGGCTGGACGTAGCGCCGTTGGGATTTGGAAATGGCTGTGGGGTTTACCAATTGAACCTGGGGGAAAAATTGCCGAAAAAGTAGCGGCTGAGTCGTTGCAATCAATGCAACAATCTGTTGTGCAACTAACTTCTGCGGTGGCTAGGGTTGTCGCTGCTTATCAGCAAGCTCAAGAAAAATATCGCCAAAAACAAGAAGAATATTATCAAGCAGAACGTCAAGCACAACTCGCTTACCGCCAAGGTCATGAAGAAGCTGCGCGTTTGGCAATGACTAAGGCGATTGTGATCGAAAAGATTATACCACAGTTGCAACAACAGGTGGCGAAAGCTGAAACATTGATGATTGCAGCCAAAGAAAAGCTTTCCAGAGAACGGGAGAAGGTAGAAAGTTACAAGTTAGAAATGGGCAATTTGCAAGCTTTGTCGGAAATGAATCAAGCGATGAAAGATATTTTTGATATTACGACAGAGCTAGATATAGAGAATGCGCGATCGCAATTTACCGAAGCACAAAATGCCATTCAGGGAAAATACTTGCGGGAAAATGCCAAAGCTGAGTTAGCCGAAAATCCCGCAGACAAGCTGGAAACTCAACTTAATAATCTGACTTTAGATGAAGAAATTAATCGACGGCTCAAGAGTTTGCAGCAATCTCTACCTGAATATGAATAACTGAGGCATTGTCAGATGACACACGTAGAAAAAGTACTTACCAGCAAAAAAATCAACATTCCGCCGATTGTTTGGTTGTTAGTAATAATAGCGGGATTTTTCGGGACAAAACTATTCAATTCCCCTACTGACTCTAGTAGTAGCATTGGCGATAATTTACTGATTCAAGAGGCGGCAACAATAGATAAAAAGCAAGGGATTGAAGCATTTAGACAAGGGAATTTCCCAGAGGCTCAAGCACATTTCCAAAAATCCTTAGCTCAACGCCCTAATGACCCAGAAGCATTAATTTACTTACTCAATGCCCAAGCGCAACAGCAAGAGCATCTCAAAATTGCTGTAGTTGTCCCTATTGGTAGCAATCTCAATATTGCTCAAGAAATGCTTAGAGGTCTAGCAATGGCACAGTTACAAATAAATCAAAAAGGGGGTATTAATGGAAAATTACTGCAAGTCCAAATTTTCAACGATCAAAACGAGCCAGAGATGGCTAAACAAATATCTGAAAAAATAGTTAAAGATACCAGCA belongs to Oculatellaceae cyanobacterium and includes:
- a CDS encoding PspA/IM30 family protein; its protein translation is MAKIALKKIFYWFTGETAGRSAVGIWKWLWGLPIEPGGKIAEKVAAESLQSMQQSVVQLTSAVARVVAAYQQAQEKYRQKQEEYYQAERQAQLAYRQGHEEAARLAMTKAIVIEKIIPQLQQQVAKAETLMIAAKEKLSREREKVESYKLEMGNLQALSEMNQAMKDIFDITTELDIENARSQFTEAQNAIQGKYLRENAKAELAENPADKLETQLNNLTLDEEINRRLKSLQQSLPEYE